In Plasmodium relictum strain SGS1 genome assembly, chromosome: 6, one DNA window encodes the following:
- a CDS encoding histone acetyltransferase, putative — translation MKKKVDSRIKILVENNVALGQRSMFLVIGDQGKNVVVNFYFLLNRLVNRSHDILWCYKKKLDFSTSKKKRFREMKKKIKKGTFDATVDNNFDSFLKNTNIRFCFYKETKKILGKTYSICVLQDFSYITPNILCRCIETVIGGGLIIFLINKLDELKDIYNLTLNYHKKYTMNGVCSAYNNYIHRFFLSLNKCKNAMFIDDEMNILPLNDNHIHIKKITSNLNNDSLNENYNNNNNDMNNLQNKKNILINDRKSATLGGFLCPDKNLLEEKLKFLENICEENEKKKEERKIFLYSSKFNAGDNSKKEDNDNVATTNNSNSKHMYSFLDRNIMNLLKICLSIDQLEILLNMCKILRNDEEKKRNIKEIIFSLLANRGRGKSATLGLLLSLSIYFNYSNIIISSGNNDGVQTIFEFLDKGLHILGFQEFKDYEKVYEMGKLKEIIIFKNIKYLKQRIRYFDIIEDEILNCELMIIDEAACIPIDILRNKIKGEITILSTTLNGYEGTGKTFTFKLLKQLKKKFITQLTYEEFKNMKYLYFDKAFVDLSLNNPIRYSYNDEIENWLNNFLCLNCNEASNLKDNLCSPNNCQLYFVNKNIFKNYNSTSENLLKKIMTLFVTSHYKNTPNDLIMILDSQQHHLFILINNNSLTDNIDNIDIYGVLHCAIDGVIYQDKIKKAVKLEDIVDIMKNNKRNDQNGYNQNGLNEANTNINNHINGTNKHFDKPINCINENSINYSNEINNNYSSQIEKNNMLQNNDLLNKEFEGNLIPYIISDYFDFYFYNYIGIRIVRISIHPSIQNLNYGSEFLKKICDYYNLYNSKDRKENSYYNENIILYNCNGIDVFFDEKLKKIDYIGTCFGLTKGLLIFWKKNNFIPVFLKQQKNEITGEFSILMLKHLNEELKDLFIKFYHDFVRSLCNLLPYSFKKLESFIVFNLLHNTTHLSKNIEDNIDNQQDNISCFYDNKLLNEKSISYFFHSNDICRLKRFVIEGRNFYEILYLLSIISKLILFKKVKIDLNFLEYTILYAVSFQKKTCKEISDEIKINVNQTNAIFRKIIHRFYNFIKDIMEKQIEKEVNEEIKEKLKKKKKKSLNKELPSEEYKEELKKNSLIIKKKHKNEKLSLMKEFNISGMFIYYYLYYRTLYIIYFLFLFIAFKYIFFNVSYCIIFFF, via the exons atgaaaaaaaaggtaGATAgtagaataaaaattttagttgAGAACAATGTGGCACTGGGGCAACGAAGTATGTTCCTAGTTATAGGAGATCAAGGAAAAAATGTAGTTgtaaatttttactttttattaaatagatTAGTAAATAGATCTCATGATATATTATggtgttataaaaaaaaattagatttTTCTAcgagtaaaaaaaaaagatttcgtgagatgaaaaaaaaaataaaaaaagggaCATTTGATGCAACTGTTGATAATAACTttgattcttttttaaaaaatacaaatataagattttgtttttataagGAAACTAAGAAAATTTTAGGAAAAACATATTCTATATGTGTATTACAagatttttcttatataacACCAAATATCTTATGTAGATGTATCGAAACGGTAATTGGTGGAGGactaattatttttttaattaataaattagatGAATTAAAAGATATCTATAATTTAACATTAAActatcataaaaaatatactatgAATGGAGTATGTAGTgcctataataattatattcatcgtttttttctttctttaaataaatgtaaaaacGCTATGTTCATTGATGATGAAATGAATATATTACCATTAAATGATAatcatatacatataaaaaaaattacgagtaatttaaataatgattcattaaatgaaaattataataataataataatgatatgaataatttgcaaaataaaaaaaatattttaattaacgATAGAAAATCAGCAACATTAGGTGGGTTCTTATGCCCTGACAAAAACttattagaagaaaaattgaaatttttagaaaatatatgtgaagaaaatgaaaaaaaaaaagaagaaagaaaaatatttctatattcTTCAAAATTTAATGCTGGagataattcaaaaaaagaaGACAATGATAATGTTGCTACCACTAATAACAGCAATAGTAAACATATGTATAGTTTTTTAGATAgaaatataatgaatttgCTAAAGATTTGTTTAAGTATTGACCAattagaaatattattaaatatgtgtaaaatattaagaaatgatgaagaaaaaaaaagaaatataaaagaaataatttttagttTATTGGCTAATAGAGGAAGGGGAAAGTCTGCTACTTTAggtttattattatctttaagtatttattttaactATAGTAATATCATTATTTCATCAGGAAATAATGATGGAGTGCAAACAATATTTGAGTTCTTAGATAAAGGGTTACATATTCTAGGTTTTCAAGAATTTAAAGATTATGAAAAGGTATACGAAATGGggaaattaaaagaaataataatttttaaaaatataaaatacttAAAGCAAAGAATACGATATTTTGATATAATTGAAGATGAGATTTTAAATTGTGAATTAATGATAATTGATGAAGCTGCATGCATTCCTATAGATATTTTaagaaacaaaataaaaggaGAAATAACTATTTTATCAACAACTTTAAATGGTTATGAAGGTACAGGAAAGActtttacttttaaattattaaaacaattaaaaaaaaaattcatcaCACAATTAACATATGAAGAATTTAAgaatatgaaatatttatattttgataaaGCTTTTGTTGATTTAAGTTTAAATAATCCTATAAGATATAGCTACAATGACGAAATAGAAAATTggttaaataattttttatgtttgaATTGTAATGAAGCTTCGAATTTAAAAGACAATTTATGCTCACCAAATAATTGCcaattatattttgttaataagaatatttttaaaaattataatagtaCTAGTGaaaatttattgaaaaaaattatgactTTATTTGTAACATCTCACTATAAAAACACCCCAAATGATTTAATCATGATATTAGATTCACAACAAcatcatttatttattcttattaataataattcattaaCCGATAACATTGATAACATAGATATATACGGAGTTCTTCACTGTGCTATTGATGGTGTCATTTAtcaagataaaataaaaaaagctGTTAAATTAGAAGATATCGTTgatataatgaaaaacaaCAAAAGAAACGATCAAAATGGATATAACCAAAATGGTTTAAATGAAGcaaatacaaatataaataatcatATCAATGGAACTAATAAACATTTTGATAAACCTATTAATTgcataaatgaaaatagtattaattattcaaatgaaataaataataattattcatctcaaatagaaaaaaacaatatgcttcaaaataatgatttattaaataaagaatttgaAGGAAATTTAATTCCATATATAATCAGTGACtattttgatttttatttttataattatattggTATAAGAATAGTACGTATTTCCATTCATCCGTCCatacaaaatttaaattatggatctgagtttttaaaaaaaatttgtgattattataatttatacaaTTCAAAAgatagaaaagaaaattcatattataatgaaaacatAATTTTGTATAATTGTAATGGAATTGATGTATTTTttgatgaaaaattaaaaaaaattgattatATTGGTACTTGTTTTGGATTAACAAAAGGGTTGTTGATTTtttggaaaaaaaataattttattcctgtttttttaaaacaacaaaaaaatgaaataacaGGAGAATTCAGCATTTTAATGTTAAAACatttaaatgaagaattaaaagatttatttataaaattttatcacGATTTTGTTAGAAGTCTATGCAATTTACTTccatattcatttaaaaaactaGAATCTTTTATTGTTTTCAACTTATTACATAATACAACTcatttatcaaaaaatattgaagatAATATAGATAATCAACAGGATAATATTTCATGTTTTTACGATAACAAATTACTAAATGAAAAATCaatatcttatttttttcattccaATGATATATGCAGATTAAAAAGATTTGTTATAGAAGGAAGAAATTTTTAcgaaattttatatttattatctaTCATAtctaaattaatattattcaaaaaagttaaaattgATTTAAACTTTCTAGAATATACTATTTTGTATGCTGTATcctttcaaaaaaaaacttgTAAAGAAATATcagatgaaataaaaattaatgtaaatCAAACAAATGctatttttagaaaaattattcatcgtttttataatttcatcAAG GATATAATGGAAAAACAAATAGAGAAAGAAGTAAACGAGGAAATTAAggaaaagttaaaaaaaaaaaaaaaaaaatctttaaataaagaacTACCTTCCGAAGAATACAAAGaagaattaaagaaaaattctttaataattaaaaaaaagcataaaaatgaaaaacttTCATTAATGAAagaatttaatatttcaggtatgtttatatattattatttatattacagGACcctttatattatatattttttatttttattcattgcatttaaatatattttttttaatgtatcttattgtattattttttttttttaa
- the DLAT gene encoding dihydrolipoamide acyltransferase component E2, putative produces MLYNIIILIFYLKLSKCYSKNKYGFININNFSNITNNNKNLRSKKNAIYSKIEIKMPALSSTMTSGKIVKWNKNIGDYVNLGDIIMTVESDKADMDVEAFDEGFLREKHVDDGSEANVGDTLGILTTEENESINEENNNIDIKDKMKDGKNDEKQIKTNIKKQEDNASEVKIYIPFIMSKKNKARINKWLKKENDFIKKNEVFFHVEDDKSTIEVESEYSGIVKKILINEGEFADLNKEVAIISVNKEENKKKEEKDTFNQSKENEQINENNVLKHYKNIINNTNEGKLFLKNLNSQEEKMLEERLKLNFEKYNHTSNDLFRLPESSSHNPITNEKHLNMQIILPSASELMKQKKINPNDITDTQTLNRITYEDVDNFLKKKISVKDPSIEKKNEQAVEHKGKVIELTSIQRAIKNNMMHTLNIPVFRVTHLIKTNNLLKLYERIKHKISMSVILNKCVSNILLKHPIIYSTYIDEGNGKIIYHEDVNIGNALGLKDALLTPVLKQVDKKNIYSLSHEWKELIEKGKNGLLTANDMTGSNFYISNLGMFNTYQFDAILPKNASCILSIGTNIGSIENFEDLKIQKGMMMTLTCDHRHIYGAHAAAFMNDLSKFIENDIMEIFL; encoded by the exons atgctttataatataattattttaattttttatttaaaactttCTAAATGTTACTCAAAAAACAAATATGgtttcataaatataaataatttttcgaATATTACcaataacaataaaaatttaagaagtaaaaaaaatgccATTTATTCCAAgattgaaataaaaatgccCGCATTATCAAGTACAATGACATCAGGAAAAATTGTTAAatggaataaaaatataggaGACTATGTTAAT ctGGGTGATATTATTATGACAGTTGAAAGTGATAAGGCAGATATGGACGTTGAAGCATTTGATGAAg GTTTTTTAAGAGAAAAACATGTAGATGATGGTTCAGAAGCTAATGTTGGTGATACCTTGGGAATTTTAACAacagaagaaaatgaaagcataaatgaagaaaataataatattgatataaaagataaaatgaaAGATggaaaaaatgatgaaaaacaaataaaaacaaatataaaaaaacagGAAGACAATGCAAGTgaagtaaaaatttatattccaTTTATTAtgagtaaaaaaaataaagcgAGAATAAATAAGTGGCtaaagaaagaaaatgattttataaaaaaaaatgaggtATTTTTTCATGTAGAAGATGATAAAAGTACAATAGAAGTGGAAAGTGAATATTCtg gtattgttaaaaaaatactaattAATGAGGGAGAATTTGCTGATTTAAACAAGGAAGTTGCTATCATTTCAGTAAACAag gaagaaaataaaaaaaaggaagaaaaagATACTTTTAACCAATCCaa GGAAAATGAACagataaatgaaaataatgtattaaagcattataaaaatataattaataatactaATGAGGGAAAgctttttttgaaaaatttaaa ttcacaagaagaaaaaatgcTAGAAGAACGACTTAAGCTAAATTTTGAGAAATATAATCACACTTCAAATGATCTTTTCAg ATTACCTGAATCTAGTAGCCATAACCCAATAACTAATGAA aAACATTTAAATATGCAAATTATTTTACCTTCTGCATCTGAGCTTATGAagcaaaagaaaataaatccAAACGATATAAc ggaTACACAAACGCTTAATCGAATAACTTATGAAGATGtggataattttttaaaaaaaaaaatttccgTTAAAGATCCttcaatagaaaaaaaaaatgaacaagCTGTTGAACACAAGGGAAAGGTAATTGAACTGACTAGTATTCAAAGagcaataaaaaataatatgatgCATACATTAAATATCCCAGTTTTCCGAGTTACACATTTAATAAAGACGAATAATTTActtaaattatatgaaagaataaaacataaaatcAGTATGAGTGTTATATTAAACAAATGTGtatcaaatattttattaaagcaTCCAATAATTTATTCAACTTATATTGATGAGGGTAAtggaaaaataatttatcatGAAGATGTTAACATTGGAAATGCATTAGGATTAAAGGATGCACTTTTAACACCAGTCCTTAAACAagttgataaaaaaaatatatattcctTATCTCATGAGTGGAAG GAGTTAATTGAGAAAGGAAAAAATGGTTTATTAACTGCAAATGATATGACTGGTAGCAATTTTTACATTTCAAATTTAGGTATGTTTAATACTTATCAGTTTGATGCTATACTTCCAAAAAATGCTTCTTGCATTTTATCTATTGGTACAAATATTGGTAGtattgaaaattttgaagatttaaaaattcaGAAAGGGATGATGATGACTTTAACTTGTGATCATAGACATATATATGGAGCTCATGCAGCAGCTTTTATGAACGATTTATCAAAATTTATTGAGAATGATATTatggaaatatttttataa
- the ARF1 gene encoding ADP-ribosylation factor, putative, translated as MGLYVSRLFNRLFQKKDVRILMVGLDAAGKTTILYKVKLGEVVTTIPTIGFNVETVEFRNISFTVWDVGGQDKIRPLWRHYYSNTDGLIFVVDSNDRERIDDAREELHRMINEEELKDAIILVFANKQDLPNAMSAAEVTEKLQLNTIRERNWFIQSTCATRGDGLYEGFDWLTTHLNNAK; from the exons ATGGGATTATATGTAAGTAGGTTATTTAATcgtttatttcaaaaaaaagatgTTCGTATTTTAATGGTCGGTTTAGATGCTGCAGGGAAAACAACAATTTTATACAAAGTAAAATTGGGGGAAGTTGTTACAACAATTCCCACAATag gtttCAATGTTGAAACTGTTGAATTTCGCAACATTTCCTTCACTGTGTGGGATGTTGGAGGACAAGATAAg ATAAGACCATTATGGAGACATTATTATTCAAATACTGACGGATTAATTTTTGTTGTTGATAGTAATGATAGAGAAAGAATTGATGAtg ctCGAGAAGAGTTGCATAGAATGATAAATGAGGAGGAGTTAAAAGATGCTATTATTTTAGTTTTTGCAAATAAACAAGATTTACCAAATGCAATGTCAGCAGCTGAAGTTACCGAAAAATTACAATTAAATACTATTAGAGAAAGAAATTG gTTTATTCAATCAACTTGTGCTACAAGGGGAGATGGGTTGTACGAAGGTTTTGATTGGCTTACTACACATTTAAATAATGCTAAGTAG
- a CDS encoding endomembrane protein 70, putative: MAYKFVILNLFLFFLYFIKNVETYLPGMNPTTYKEGDKVVIKVKNLASKRAVTTLDYFSFPLCSFESQSINDEKAPNIFKILLGDILHTTSIETTFLKDKKCTFYCKIFIDDNVYEKYKYLILYNYNIIYLVDNIEIFIPDPKRKGFYYTGIPIGYVDDMNYYLYTHYKITILYNTSNGNSDKNYIVGFEVEPKSIDFEKNDDCVENETNMIMEKKKYVTFKYDIRYVKSDNSYQHRSEHYYRNLNDQSMIHWFSIINSIILVILLSFLISTILIKALHKDINKYNRINTNIFETDDIDDRGWKLVHGDVFRKPRNSTFFSAFIGVGIQIIFMIIVCALILLIGVYKYKQRYRYIQIMFFIWIFISSVSGYASSRLYKLFKSKHVKLTIFRTSLIYPFIVFLIFFLINMVLHYEHSNTAISFSSLTFICALWFGISVPLICIGSYIGNKKKPIELPVRVNNIPRHIPKQPFLNSFFLSSFLVGLILFATMYTELFFLFTSLWKSNMYYLFGFLFLVIFLLGLLSAQLSIALIYYTLSCEDYNWWWKSFFAPGSSGIFLFLYSIYYYFFKLNISTFAETFIYFAYSFIMSYTCFIYTGTVGFLASFIFLKKIYSSIKVD; the protein is encoded by the exons ATGGCTTATAAATttgttatattaaatttatttttattttttttatactttattaaaaatgttgAGACATATTTACCTGGAATGAATCCAACa ACATATAAAGAGGGAGATAAGGTTGtaattaaagtaaaaaatttgGCTAGTAAAAGAGCTGTTACAACGTTAGACTATTTTTCATTTCCATTATGTTCATTTGAAAGTCAAAGtataaatgatgaaaaagctccaaatatttttaaaattttacttgGAGATATATTACATACTACTAGTATAGAAACAACATTTCTTAAGGATAAAAAATGTACATTttattgtaaaatttttattgatGATAatgtatatgaaaaatataagtatttaatattatacaattataatataatatatttagttgataatattgaaatatttatacCTGATCCTAAAAGAAAAGGATTTTACTATACAGGAATACCAATTGGATATGTTGATGAT ATGAATTATTACTTATATACTCATTATAAAATtacaatattatataatacaaGCAATGGAAATTcagataaaaattatattgttGGTTTTGAAGTAGAGCCAAaaag tattgATTTTGAAAAGAATGACGATTGTGTTGAGAATGAAACTAATATGATAatggaaaagaaaaaatatgtaacTTTTAAATATGATATAAGATATGTAAAAAGTGATAACTCTTATCAACATAGATCAGAGCATTATTATAGAAATTTAAATGATCAAAGTATGATACACTGGttttctattattaataGTATAATTTTAGTTATACTATTgtcatttttaataagtaCTATATTAATTAAAGCTTTACATAaggatataaataaatataatagaatTAATACAAACATATTTGAGACTGATGATATTGATGATAGAGGATGGAAATTAGTGCATGGTGATGTGTTTAGAAAACCTAGAAATTCCACCTTTTTTTCAGCTTTTATAGGAGTAggaatacaaataatttttatgattatTGTGTGtgcattaatattattaattggtgtttataaatataagcaaagatatagatatatacaaattatgttttttatCTGGATATTTATAAGCAGTGTATCTGGTTATGCTTCTTCCAGATTAtataaactttttaaaaGTAAGCATGTAAAATTAACTATTTTCAGAACTTCTCTCATTTATCCGTTTATAGtttttctcattttcttTCTTATAAATATGGTTCTACATTATGAACATTCTAATACCGCTATCtctttttcatctttaaCATTTATATGTGCTCTTTGGTTTGGTATATCTGTACCTCTTATTTGTATTGGATCATACAttggaaataaaaaaaaaccaaTAGAATTACCTGTTCGTGTTAATAATATTCCTAGACATATTCCTAAACAACCATTTttaaattccttttttttatcatcctTCCTAGTTGGTTTAATACTTTTTgc AACAATGTACACAGAactatttttcttattcaCATCATTATGGAAAAGTaatatgtattatttatttg gttttttatttttggtTATATTCTTATTAGGCTTATTAAGTGCCCAATTATCAATAGCcttaatttattatacatTATCTTg tgaGGATTATAATTGGTGGTGGAAATCATTTTTTGCTCCTGGATCTTCTGGAATATTTCTTTTCCTTTATtcaatttattattacttttttaaattaaacaTTTCTACTTTTGCAGAAacctttatttattttgctTATTCCTTTATAATGTCTTATACCTGTTTTATTTATACGGGAACAGTAGGATTTTTggcttcttttatttttctaaaaaaaatatattcatctATCAAAGTTGAttaa